A part of Rhopalosiphum maidis isolate BTI-1 chromosome 3, ASM367621v3, whole genome shotgun sequence genomic DNA contains:
- the LOC113556827 gene encoding ubiquitin-conjugating enzyme E2-17 kDa-like, with product MSTPARRRLMRDFKKLQEDPPAGISGTPTDNNIMLWKAVIFGPHDTPFEDGTFKLTIEFTEEYPNKPPTVRFVSKMFHPNVYADGGICLDILQNRWSPTYDVAAILTSIQSLLSDPNPNSPANSMAAQLYKENRREYEKRVKMCVEQSFID from the coding sequence ATGTCGACTCCTGCCAGACGTAGACTCATGCGagactttaaaaaattacaagaaGATCCACCTGCAGGGATCAGTGGCACACCAACTGATAACAACATTATGCTGTGGAAAGCTGTGATATTTGGACCCCATGATACTCCATTTGAAGATGGCACATTTAAGTTGACAATAGAATTTACAGAAGAATATCCTAATAAACCCCCAACAGTTAGatttgtttcaaaaatgtttcatcCTAATGTTTATGCAGATGGAGGAATTTGTCTTGATATATTACAGAATCGTTGGAGCCCCACCTATGATGTAGCTGCTATTTTGACATCTATACAATCACTTCTTAGTGATCCAAATCCTAACTCACCAGCTAATTCTATGGCTGCCCAATTATATAAAGAGAATCGCAGAGAATATGAGAAACGTGTAAAGATGTGTGTGGAGCAAAGTTTTATtgattag